The Ipomoea triloba cultivar NCNSP0323 chromosome 13, ASM357664v1 genomic interval CAGATGAAGATGTCTGTCCAGATTGTGGTTGGAGAACTGAGATGATTTTTCGTAGTTGTTCTTCAGAGATTCCCAAGTCATTGACATTAGTCCCTGCCGTGAGTTGCTTCTTTCCTTTGGATTTGTATCCGGATACCCATCCTGGAGGGTAGCCGTGTTTCTTATAACACTTGTCTACAGTATGCCCGGTCATTCCGCAGTGTGTGCATCTAGCTCCCTTATTGTTATAATTGTGCCTTCCATTATATGTGTTCACGGCAGCAATACTCACAGCCTCATCAGcattgataatctggttgcctTGAATATTTACAGCATTAGCATGACTAAAATCAAGGCTACCTAGATTCATATTTGTCAAACTGTTTTGCCTTTCTTGCTTTTCAGCCATTACGAAGACTTTGTAAACTTCCGGTAAGGGTTCAAGCACAAGGACATTTGATTTCAGGCTATTATATTCTTCATTTAAACCTTGAAGGAAGCGGATTACCTGATCTGTGTCACGCTCCTTTCTTATTTGATCAGTCAATTCACATGAGCAGCGAGGCTCGCATCTGCATATCGGAATTAGCCTCAGTGCATTCATCTCCTCCCACAGGGTTCGGGCTCTAGTGTAGTATTCGTTCACAGGGAGACTGCCTTGCTTGAGATTGTTAATATCATTCTGAAGGACGGAACTGCGCTGAGCATCCTGCTGCGAAAATCTCCTTTCCAGATCCTCCCATACTCCTTTGGCTTTGTGGATGTGTATCACACTGTGCTATTGCCGGCTGGACAGACTTGAAGATCCAAGAACAAATCATCAAATTACATCTCCTCTAGGCAGCGTAGTGTGGATGACGTAGATCTGGTGTGGAAATGTTGCCGTTAATGAAGCCCCATTTATTCTTAATCTCCAAGGCTATTTGCATGGAATTTGACCATGAACTGTAATTCGAGCTTCCTGAGAGAGGCGGAGTGACTAGGACCGCACTCGGATTGTCGTTGGAACTCAGAAACAAAGGATATTCAAGTTTTTCGGTGTTGTAGTTTCTTTGATTCTGAGCATGTAGGTTCCTCTGCGAAACTGTGGTGGAAGACGATCGTGCTGGTGATCGGTTGATAGGCGACGCGGTTTGAGCTCCTTGGCTGGATTCTCCGCCACCGGCGACGGCGGCGACATAGGAGCCCCGTCgttgctctgataccatattGAGTGAGAAAAGAAGGGAAAGCAGAAGCTGTTATCCAATGGATAGCAGGTGGTTCTTTCTTGTTCTGTTACAATGGAGAAGACGCAAGCATATATGCACTAGATATGAGCGGGAAAGACTATTACAACTGAAATGGTAAGTGCTATTACATTACTACCCTTTTTCTATATGCTCTAATAAAAGTAGTGGAAGAAAGTAGTAAGGAAGGGATGGAGAGACAACTAGAATCCGTACCAAATCGACCGGTAGTGAATACCAATATAACCACTAGGGGAGGGTTAGAGATATACTATTCCCAGATGGCCAAGATGATAGTAGAAGGCCCCATCAATGACCTCATAAGTTGGAGCTCTTTGGAGGTGAGGGTAGGGTGATAGTCGACTAAATAGCCCAAGTCGTTAAAATAACCTCGGCCTCGAGTGAGATGATCTTCTGGAAGGGCAGAAGAAGAATAAATTGGGGTTGGATttatggtttatatatatatatatatatatatatatatatatatatatatatataNATTAAGAATTCATAGCCGTTGTCACTACGGATGATTTTAATCTTTGCATC includes:
- the LOC116001299 gene encoding uncharacterized protein LOC116001299, which gives rise to MVSEQRRGSYVAAVAGGGESSQGAQTASPINRSPARSSSTTVSQRNLHAQNQRNYNTEKLEYPLFLSSNDNPSAVLVTPPLSGSSNYSSWSNSMQIALEIKNKWGFINGNISTPDLPKGVWEDLERRFSQQDAQRSSVLQNDINNLKQGSLPVNEYYTRARTLWEEMNALRLIPICRCEPRCSCELTDQIRKERDTDQVIRFLQGLNEEYNSLKSNVLVLEPLPEVYKVFVMAEKQERQNSLTNMNLGSLDFSHANAVNIQGNQIINADEAVSIAAVNTYNGRHNYNNKGARCTHCGMTGHTVDKCYKKHGYPPGWVSGYKSKGKKQLTAGTNVNDLGISEEQLRKIISVLQPQSGQTSSSAHNTTDAVSLASNFSPINEGKCSISHVNSIAMCSNTWILDSGATNHIACSLKFFDDYREARDIEVNLPNGECIPVKHVGNIRLNSGIWLKEVLHIPLFKFNIVSVSRLLQEESHRLIFMSDQCMIQKTHGLTTGLAKHEQGLYMLLEPPKKRAKSYAVPCITSEI